DNA from Ictalurus punctatus breed USDA103 chromosome 7, Coco_2.0, whole genome shotgun sequence:
TCGGCTCCCTAGTCTGTAAACGATTAGGCCGGCTGTGGAGAACAAAGATGTTCCAGAGACACACAGTTAATGTCTTGCTAAACAGCCAAGTTTGTTGAAGCACTTTGTACTTTCTGTCCACCAatgaatcagaaaaaaacaacaaccacgtGTTAAGCTGTGGCTTTAGCAAAAGTGTATTAAGTCACTGAGAAAACCTGATTGGAAAAATTATGGTCCTTGTTTATGTTTGCCAAAGTCTCCTGTCAGTCATGTAATAGACACTATACTCTACAGCGCCACCCAGTGCATTTAGTTATAACTGTGAGTTTTAGTTTGGGTGCTCAGGATTTAACATGCATTCACTGTATTTACAACCAGCCAAGCAACATTTAGCGAAATTCGAGTAGTATTTTTACTTTTCAAATAATTATTGCACCCCTACCAGAATCCGCCAGTGACACAAAGATATCATCACACTTCCCcttactttttttcttcatggaAGGCAAAGCAGCAATTGAACATGGTGCTGTAGTGGACTTTTACAGACAACATACCAAGACATGTATAAAGGCAAATCTACAGATAGTGTTCTCATGTCTTTCTGAAGCGTTAGGATGCACATCGTAGAACACAAAATCTATCCCCTGTTTACAGTAATATCTTTAACAGTAACATTCTgagatgaaattattttaataacagcAAGCAAAATGCTAGTACTGTGTAATAAACAGATTGCACCATAATCCAGAGCAGTGAAACATACCAAAAGCCTTAGAGACATCACCAGGACAGGTACATCCTCCATCCTGGGTGAAAAACCATAAAGAAAAGAATTCAAATCTAGCAAGAGCATCTGCTCTCCCACAAATGCCTTGGTTCACTAATGTGGACTAAGCAGATAACTGTAGCTCACAGAGATGATGTGTCCACCCAGGCCATGTGCAGCATCAGCACACTCGATTACAGCACTCAGCTGAGGGTAGCCCACACCTGTCTTCTTACGGGTTGTACACACTGAGcctacacagaaaaaaacagcatatATGATGTACGTCAGATAAATTTGATAcgttataaattataaatgccAGATAAATCAAACatacataataaatgacacacAGATACTAGTGTATGATGATTACATGACGTTAAGCAAAGCTGTTCAACCCAAAAGCCACTTGTTCTAGCTTCATAAGAATTGAGTGATATGACTGTGTGTTGTCACCTGGACCGATGCCCACTTTAATGATGTCAGCTCCAGCGAGAATCAGCTCCTCCACCATCTCTCCCGTGACCACGTTTCCAGCCTTGACAGAAGTTTACAACTATGCTTACAACAATCCCACTGTCTTATCAACCACACAAATACACTCTACTTCACTATCTGTCTGTATAAACAATGTGCTGTGTTTGCCAGACAGGGTGAACCACTGACCATGATGGTGTGTGAAGGGAACTTCTGCCTCACGTCCTTGACAAAATGCACAAAGTGCTCCGAATATCCATTCGCTACGTCGACACAAACGTACTGTATCTGAGGCACAGCCGCCAAAATAGCAGCGAGCCTCTCGAAATCATTCTCGCCTGTTCCAGTGCTGACGGCCACGCTCTgaagacagacggagagagacacagacagaaagagagaaagtgaccTTCAGAGCAGGATTACAGTGTAATCATtactaagtaaggaataaaacatgacgaggtggtgtgatgaggcCCACTTCAAAACTGAATTACTTTTATCTTCCTGAAGTTTTCCACTGAcaccacatcccaaagtgttttattccttttataccacaggaaTTTTCTCTGTTTATTATAAATCTGTTTACTGTTGAACTTCCATACaagtccaccatacaagtccctgtgaatgagttattactacagaaatgataagCTGACAAATCATACTTGacataatacagaaataaactACAGCATTGTACGCAAAGAAGCCAAACCtgatttccattttttttttttacctctagGCATTCTGGGTGCTTCGCTGCAAACTCTTTCCAGTCGTCTACGCAGTAATGTTTGTGGACGGCAGTGAAAAGTGAGAACTGGAGCAAAACAGTGGATTGGTTAACCTTCTTACAGAAGTTCATGAGATTAAGTCTGCTTTAACCCAGAACAAATAAATTACTTTCTGTAACAACAATGATCTTATTGTACAGCGTTGAAGTCAAACATTGTAGGTTATACACAGGAAGTGCGTTAACACTCGTACCGAATGCAGTGCCACGGCCATCTCAAAGGTTCCAACCGTGTCCATGTTAGCAGCGATGATGGGAATACCTCTGTAACTGCCTTTTGAGTTTCGGAAAGTAAAGCTGCGCATCAGGTCCACCTAACAAACAGGAGTATAAAAGAAAGAAGAcggagaatgtgagagagagagagaaaggcttAACGTATGATGAAAAATGTATCTTTTGACAATCAGCCATTGTAAATGCATGTATAATTTGGATTATTAAGGCAATATGCCATTTCAAATGTACATTAATTAAACAGACACCCTTGTACCTCACTACGGGACTTGAGCGTGCTGCGTTTGGGACGGAGGAGCACATCCTTGAAGTCGAGTTTGATGTCGTTCTCGATGCGAGGCATGGCTGCTGttactgtatctgtgtgtgtgtgaaaacagtATCTCTGCACTGTGTAGCAGTGTGTCCTTTGTGCCTCctatttgtttaaacagataggAAAACTGTCTCACGCTCCTGCTGGAAAGAATGAGAAGTGGAAATGTATAATGTTTCGGACATGTCAGAAAGCAAAGAGGCTAAAGCTTCCTGtccattcaaaaataaattctttgaaatgtttataatgtttcaTATTGGGATGTGTGAAAATATCCTCACGATGCACtctatatacactaccggtcaaaagtttgggacactcaactgaaatgtttctcatgatcttaaaaatcttttgatctgtaggtctggtctggtctgcacttatatagcgcttttttaaccttagcggttctacaaagtgctttacactgtgtctcattcacccattcacacacacacacactcacacaccaatggtagcagagctgccatgcaaggcactaacttgccatcaggagcaacttggggttcagtgtcttgcggcatgtggagtcatgtggagtcctGTGGTGTCCTTGTGTTAAATCACAAGATAATTCCCATAGttacatttgtgttactccagagtctTGAtgacgttattattattattctaaaatgtggagagaaagaataaataaaaataaagaatgtgtgtgtaaatttttgaccggtagtgtatgtaTCATGAAATTGAGCTTTCCTGA
Protein-coding regions in this window:
- the LOC108267954 gene encoding GMP reductase 2 isoform X1 translates to MPRIENDIKLDFKDVLLRPKRSTLKSRSEVDLMRSFTFRNSKGSYRGIPIIAANMDTVGTFEMAVALHSFSLFTAVHKHYCVDDWKEFAAKHPECLESVAVSTGTGENDFERLAAILAAVPQIQYVCVDVANGYSEHFVHFVKDVRQKFPSHTIMAGNVVTGEMVEELILAGADIIKVGIGPGSVCTTRKKTGVGYPQLSAVIECADAAHGLGGHIISDGGCTCPGDVSKAFGAGADFVMLGGMLAGHSESGGETIEKNGKKYKLFYGMSSDMAMKKHAGGVAEYRASEGKTVEVSYKGPVEVTVKDVLGGVRSTCTYVGAAKLKELSRRTTFIRVTQQLNTVFGNND
- the LOC108267954 gene encoding GMP reductase 2 isoform X2; the encoded protein is MPRIENDIKLDFKDVLLRPKRSTLKSRSEVDLMRSFTFRNSKGSYRGIPIIAANMDTVGTFEMAVALHSFSLFTAVHKHYCVDDWKEFAAKHPECLESVAVSTGTGENDFERLAAILAAVPQIQYVCVDVANGYSEHFVHFVKDVRQKFPSHTIMAGNVVTGEMVEELILAGADIIKVGIGPGSVCTTRKKTGVGYPQLSAVIECADAAHGLGGHIISDGGCTCPGDVSKAFGAGADFVMLGGMLAGHSESGGETIEKNGKKYKLFYGMSSDMAMKKHAGGVAEYR